Proteins found in one Pongo pygmaeus isolate AG05252 chromosome 8, NHGRI_mPonPyg2-v2.0_pri, whole genome shotgun sequence genomic segment:
- the COMTD1 gene encoding catechol O-methyltransferase domain-containing protein 1 codes for MTQPVPRLSVPAALALGSAALGAAFATGLFLGRRYPPWRGRREQCLLPPEDSPLWQYLLSRSMREHPALRSLRLLTLEQPQGDSMMTCEQAQLLANLARLIQAKKALDLGTFTGYSALALALALPADGRVVTCEVDAQPPELGRPLWRQAEAEHKIDLRLKPALETLDELLAAGEAGTFDVAVVDADKENCAAYYERCLQLLRPGGILAVLRVLWRGKVLQPPKGDVAAECVRNLNERIRRDVRVYISLLPLGDGLTLAFKI; via the exons ATGACCCAGCCGGTGCCCCGGCTCTCCGTGCCCGCCGCGCTGGCCCTGGGCTCAGCCGCGCTGGGCGCCGCCTTCGCCACTGGCCTCTTCCTGG GGAGGCGGTACCCCCCATGGCGAGGCCGGCGAGAGCAGTGCCTGCTTCCCCCCGAGGACAGCCCCCTGTGGCAGTATCTTCTGAGCCGCTCCATGCGGGAGCACCCGGCGCTGCGAAGCCTGAGGCTG CTGACCCTGGAGCAGCCGCAGGGGGATTCCATGATGACCTGCGAGCAGGCCCAGCTCTTGGCCAACCTGGCGCGGCTCATCCAGGCCAAGAAGGCGCTGGACCTGG GCACCTTCACGGGCTACTccgccctggccctggccctggcgcTGCCCGCGGACGGGCGCGTGGTGACCTGCGAGGTGGACGCGCAGCCCCCAGAGCTGGGACGGCCCCTGTGGAGGCAG GCCGAGGCGGAGCACAAGATCGACCTCCGGCTGAAGCCCGCCCTGGAGACCCTGG ACGAGCTGCTGGCGGCGGGCGAGGCCGGCACCTTCGACGTGGCCGTGGTGGATGCGGACAAGGAGAACTGCGCCGCCTACTACGAGCGCTGCCTGCAGCTGCTGCGACCCGGAGGCATCCTCGCCGTCCTCAGA GTCCTGTGGCGCGGGAAGGTGCTGCAACCTCCGAAAGGGGACGTGGCGGCCGAGTGTGTGCGAAACCTAAACGAACGCATCCGGCGGGACGTCAGGGTCTACATCAGCCTCCTGCCCCTGGGCGATGGCCTCACCTTGGCCTTCAAGATCTAG